One Nerophis lumbriciformis linkage group LG21, RoL_Nlum_v2.1, whole genome shotgun sequence DNA segment encodes these proteins:
- the hoxa4a gene encoding homeobox protein Hox-A4a, whose product MTMSSYLINSNYIEPSFPPCDEYQQGGYAVPNPGDYYERPKDAGFPHHDEASYPRSNYAEPGYDYANVPAAGLDDFGEHGASAAQPQQSLHVPRLGSTPDAAKDCSLAGEVYPGVAKGKEPVVYPWMKKVHVNSVNASYTGGVPKRSRTAYTRQQALELEKEFHFNRYLTRRRRVEIAHTMCLSERQVKIWFQNRRMKWKKEHKLPNTKIRSSSASASTQQQQQMKAGQQLVPTPCSVGL is encoded by the exons ATGACCATGAGTTCCTACTTGATCAACTCCAACTACATCGAGCCGTCCTTCCCTCCGTGCGACGAGTACCAGCAGGGCGGGTACGCCGTCCCCAACCCGGGGGACTACTACGAGCGGCCGAAAGACGCGGGCTTCCCCCACCACGACGAAGCGTCCTACCCGCGCTCCAACTACGCGGAACCGGGCTACGACTACGCCAACGTCCCCGCCGCCGGCCTGGATGACTTCGGCGAgcacggagcctccgccgcgcagCCGCAGCAGAGCCTGCACGTACCGCGCCTGGGATCCACCCCGGACGCCGCCAAGGACTGCAGCCTGGCCGGCGAGGTGTACCCCGGCGTGGCGAAGGGCAAAGAGCCGGTGGTCTACCCCTGGATGAAGAAGGTCCACGTCAACTCCG TCAATGCCAGCTACACCGGGGGAGTGCCCAAGAGGTCCCGCACTGCCTACACCCGCCAGCAGGCTCTGGAGCTGGAGAAGGAGTTCCACTTCAACCGCTACCTGACGCGGCGCCGACGCGTGGAGATCGCCCACACCATGTGCCTGTCCGAGCGCCAGGTGAAGATCTGGTTCCAGAACCGCCGGATGAAGTGGAAGAAGGAGCACAAGCTCCCCAACACCAAGATCCGCTCCAGCTCGGCCTCCGCGTCcacgcagcagcagcagcagatgaAAGCGGGCCAGCAGCTGGTGCCCACGCCGTGCTCCGTGGGTCTATAG